Proteins from one Bradyrhizobium roseum genomic window:
- a CDS encoding FAD-dependent oxidoreductase — translation MDRGTRIAVLGAGLAGLTVAGLLQRAGFPVAVFEQSPSFSRIGAGIILGANVAKVLCRLDLEQAFATTGIRPDAFVSRAWDSGETLYRLEFDEACEKRFGGPFVNIHRADLHELLQQPLKPGTIRYGHRLAGIEETAHGVTLSFDNGATAEADIAIGADGIRSKVREIMLGAEEPRFIGRTAPRAVFPADRIKGEPIGDCTKWWAADRHVLAYYMTARRDEVYVMAALPAERWDGDGSPQRGNRDAFIAAFDGAHRDLIRAAEAVEDVTVWPIHDRPRNDCWSKGAVVLMGDACHAVRPFMAAGGSMAIEDAAILSRCISEFADPSSAFARYAAIRIPRVADVQQISIDNTWMHGPTETDWFFGYDPCLVPLDAAA, via the coding sequence ATGGATCGCGGAACGCGGATCGCCGTTCTGGGCGCCGGGCTCGCCGGACTCACGGTCGCCGGGCTGCTGCAGCGCGCCGGCTTCCCGGTCGCAGTGTTTGAGCAGTCACCGAGTTTCTCACGCATCGGCGCCGGCATCATTCTTGGCGCCAATGTCGCGAAGGTGCTGTGCCGTCTCGATCTGGAGCAGGCTTTCGCCACCACCGGCATCCGGCCCGACGCCTTCGTCAGCCGCGCCTGGGACAGCGGTGAAACACTCTACAGGCTGGAATTCGACGAGGCCTGCGAGAAGCGGTTCGGCGGGCCGTTCGTCAATATCCACCGCGCCGACCTACACGAGCTGCTGCAGCAGCCGCTCAAACCCGGCACGATCCGGTACGGACACAGACTCGCGGGGATCGAGGAGACCGCGCACGGCGTAACGCTGTCGTTCGACAATGGCGCAACCGCCGAGGCCGATATCGCCATCGGCGCCGACGGCATTCGCTCCAAGGTGCGCGAGATCATGCTGGGCGCCGAAGAGCCGCGTTTCATCGGTCGCACGGCGCCACGCGCGGTGTTTCCGGCGGATCGGATCAAGGGCGAGCCGATCGGCGACTGCACCAAATGGTGGGCGGCAGACCGCCACGTGCTGGCGTATTACATGACCGCGCGCCGCGACGAGGTCTACGTGATGGCTGCCTTGCCGGCCGAGCGCTGGGACGGCGACGGTTCGCCGCAGCGCGGCAACCGCGACGCGTTCATCGCCGCCTTCGACGGTGCGCATCGCGACCTGATACGCGCGGCGGAGGCCGTGGAAGATGTGACGGTGTGGCCGATCCACGATCGTCCGCGCAACGATTGCTGGAGCAAGGGGGCCGTGGTGCTGATGGGCGATGCGTGCCACGCGGTGCGCCCGTTCATGGCGGCCGGCGGCTCGATGGCGATCGAGGACGCCGCCATTCTCAGCCGCTGCATCTCGGAGTTCGCCGATCCATCGAGCGCCTTTGCGCGATATGCCGCAATCCGGATTCCCCGCGTCGCCGACGTCCAGCAGATCTCGATCGACAACACCTGGATGCACGGCCCGACCGAGACCGACTGGTTCTTCGGTTACGATCCCTGTCTTGTCCCGCTCGACGCCGCCGCATAG